From a single Actinomycetes bacterium genomic region:
- a CDS encoding iron-containing alcohol dehydrogenase: MKNFEFNMPTKVIFGKDTEKNIGPEIKKYTDKVLFHYGGGSIKANGLYDKVLKSLRQNDIEFVELAGVKPNPRLSLVKEGIKLCRENNIEFILGVGGGSVLDSAKAIAIGVPYQGDVWDFYTDKATIEEALPVGAVLTIPAAGSEASNGSVITDDSTDYKRPAESELIRPRFAVMNPEVTFTLPPYQTVCGASDIMAHVFERYFTRVKNVDLTDRLCESVLKTMIKYTPQVLEEPENYDARAEIMWTGTVAHNDLLTTGRQGDWGSHMIEHELSAIYDIAHGAGLSIVFPAWMKYVFKTDVERFVQFAARVWNVEPDLFDMQSTALEGISRLEQFYKKINLPTRLSDINIGDDRFEEMADKAVEFGNLGSFVELKKEDVLSILKLAK; encoded by the coding sequence ATGAAAAATTTTGAATTTAATATGCCAACCAAAGTAATATTTGGAAAGGATACCGAAAAAAATATAGGTCCGGAGATAAAGAAGTATACTGACAAGGTTCTGTTTCATTATGGCGGCGGAAGCATAAAGGCAAATGGTTTGTATGACAAGGTTCTAAAATCTTTAAGGCAGAATGATATTGAATTTGTGGAATTGGCAGGTGTAAAACCCAATCCCCGGCTTAGCCTGGTAAAAGAAGGAATAAAGCTCTGCAGGGAGAATAATATAGAATTTATACTGGGTGTCGGCGGAGGTTCAGTTTTGGATTCTGCCAAGGCTATAGCCATAGGGGTACCGTACCAGGGGGATGTATGGGATTTTTATACTGACAAAGCTACTATAGAAGAGGCTTTGCCGGTAGGCGCCGTGCTTACCATACCAGCAGCCGGGAGCGAAGCCAGTAATGGTTCAGTTATAACTGATGACAGTACTGATTATAAAAGGCCGGCGGAAAGTGAGTTGATCCGGCCCAGATTTGCTGTTATGAATCCGGAAGTTACTTTTACCCTGCCTCCCTATCAGACTGTGTGCGGAGCTTCCGATATAATGGCCCATGTTTTTGAAAGGTATTTTACCAGGGTAAAAAATGTGGATCTAACCGACAGGTTATGTGAATCAGTTTTAAAAACCATGATTAAATATACTCCCCAGGTCCTGGAAGAGCCTGAAAATTACGATGCCCGGGCAGAGATTATGTGGACGGGCACCGTAGCCCATAATGACCTGCTGACTACCGGCAGACAGGGGGACTGGGGCAGCCATATGATAGAGCATGAGCTCAGCGCCATATATGATATTGCCCATGGTGCAGGATTATCCATAGTTTTTCCGGCATGGATGAAGTATGTATTTAAGACTGATGTGGAGAGGTTTGTACAGTTTGCCGCCAGGGTCTGGAATGTTGAACCTGACCTGTTTGACATGCAGTCAACAGCCCTGGAGGGAATAAGCAGGCTGGAGCAGTTCTATAAAAAAATTAACCTACCTACCAGGTTAAGTGATATAAATATCGGTGATGACAGGTTTGAAGAGATGGCAGATAAGGCTGTGGAATTCGGTAACCTGGGCAGTTTTGTTGAGCTCAAAAAAGAGGATGTCTTAAGCATATTAAAACTGGCCAAATAG
- the serS gene encoding serine--tRNA ligase — MIDIELLRNNPDMIRAEIKKRNLNIDLDSDIQLDEKRRGLIFEVEQLRAKKNEASKIIPRLDKQARTEKISEMKQLNQELEVLEEKLKKVEEEFFTHMADYPNISHDSTPVGKDENDNVALYYRGDKPRFDFEIKNHIELGRSLDLLDDERASKVSGSRFVYMKNEAVWLEFALVQYVLGILVKKGFVPVIPPTMVKQEAMYGTGFFPAEKTQYYKAELDDLYLVGTAEVPLCSYHSDEFIEQDLLPLKYAGFSTCYRREAGAYGKDMGGMFRVHQFDKVEMFIFSDPDQSWAEYEKLRDTLEEIMGGLGFHYRIMNMCTGDIGNPNAKKYDLEAWLPGQQNYRELASCSHDTDYQARRLNIKYRQDDLKGYVHTMNSTACAIGRTLIAIYENCQTREGHIKIPSVLVPFMNGIEEIKPKK; from the coding sequence TTGATTGATATTGAGCTGTTGAGAAATAATCCGGATATGATAAGGGCAGAGATAAAAAAAAGGAATTTGAATATTGACCTGGATTCGGACATCCAGCTGGATGAAAAGAGGAGAGGATTAATATTTGAGGTAGAACAGCTGCGGGCCAAAAAGAATGAGGCTTCTAAAATTATACCCAGGCTGGATAAACAGGCAAGAACAGAAAAAATTTCTGAAATGAAACAGTTAAACCAGGAGCTGGAGGTACTGGAGGAAAAGTTAAAAAAGGTAGAAGAAGAGTTTTTTACCCATATGGCTGATTACCCCAATATATCACATGACAGTACCCCGGTGGGCAAAGACGAAAATGACAACGTGGCCCTGTATTACAGGGGGGATAAACCCCGGTTTGATTTTGAAATAAAAAACCATATAGAACTGGGAAGAAGCCTGGATTTACTTGATGATGAACGGGCCAGTAAGGTTTCAGGGTCAAGGTTTGTATACATGAAGAATGAAGCGGTATGGCTGGAGTTTGCTCTGGTACAGTACGTGCTGGGTATACTGGTAAAAAAAGGTTTTGTACCGGTTATACCTCCTACCATGGTAAAACAGGAAGCCATGTATGGAACCGGTTTTTTTCCTGCTGAAAAGACCCAGTATTACAAGGCCGAGCTGGATGATCTATATCTGGTGGGTACAGCCGAGGTGCCCCTATGTTCCTACCACAGTGATGAATTTATAGAACAGGATCTTTTACCTTTAAAATATGCCGGTTTTTCTACCTGCTACCGCAGGGAAGCTGGAGCTTATGGCAAGGATATGGGCGGCATGTTCAGGGTTCACCAGTTTGACAAGGTAGAGATGTTTATATTTTCTGACCCGGACCAATCCTGGGCGGAGTACGAAAAACTCAGGGATACCCTGGAAGAAATAATGGGGGGCCTGGGCTTTCACTACCGGATTATGAATATGTGTACCGGAGATATTGGCAACCCCAATGCTAAAAAATATGATCTTGAGGCCTGGCTTCCCGGACAGCAAAATTACAGGGAGCTTGCATCCTGCAGCCACGATACCGATTATCAGGCCCGCAGGCTTAATATAAAGTACAGGCAGGATGATTTAAAGGGGTATGTACATACCATGAACAGTACTGCCTGTGCCATAGGCAGGACGCTGATAGCTATTTATGAAAATTGCCAGACCAGGGAAGGCCATATAAAAATACCTTCAGTCCTGGTTCCCTTTATGAATGGAATAGAAGAAATAAAACCTAAAAAATAG
- the rpoD gene encoding RNA polymerase sigma factor RpoD produces the protein MIKVETELKLKQIKQLIQKGKETGSLQFQDIKHTISELELSEDQANNIIKAIDKLNIDIEGKPSSDNAPKKKVAVKKTGETSLKFSSKDPVQMYLKEIGRTRLLSAVEETQLAKKIEAGDLAARQALIKANLRLVVSIAKKYSGRGLLFLDLIQEGNLGLMRAVEKFDYRKGYKFSTYATWWIRQGITRAISDQARTIRVPVHMVENINKVIRTQRKLIQKLGRDPTVEEISDSTEFTPDKIREIIKISQQPISLETPIGDEGDTSLEDFIEDTEAKKPADAASYFMLQQQLNEVLSTLNDRERKILELRFGLHDGHPRTLEEVGREFNVTRERIRQIEFKTLGKLKKSSAGKNLRGYF, from the coding sequence GTGATCAAAGTAGAAACGGAACTTAAATTAAAACAGATAAAACAACTTATACAGAAAGGAAAAGAGACAGGATCTCTTCAATTTCAGGACATCAAACATACCATATCAGAACTGGAGCTTTCAGAAGATCAGGCCAATAACATAATCAAAGCCATAGATAAGCTGAATATAGACATAGAGGGAAAACCCTCATCAGATAATGCTCCCAAAAAAAAGGTGGCAGTAAAGAAAACCGGTGAAACTTCCTTAAAATTTTCATCCAAGGATCCGGTACAGATGTACTTAAAGGAAATAGGCCGGACCAGGCTTCTGTCAGCCGTAGAAGAAACCCAGCTGGCAAAAAAGATAGAAGCTGGCGACCTGGCAGCAAGGCAGGCTCTCATTAAAGCCAATCTGAGGCTGGTAGTAAGTATCGCCAAGAAATATTCAGGCAGGGGTTTGCTGTTCCTAGACCTTATACAGGAAGGAAACCTGGGCCTTATGAGGGCGGTAGAAAAGTTTGACTACCGAAAAGGTTACAAATTTTCCACCTATGCCACCTGGTGGATAAGACAGGGAATCACCAGGGCCATATCCGACCAGGCCAGAACTATAAGGGTGCCCGTGCATATGGTAGAGAACATAAATAAAGTAATCAGGACCCAGAGAAAACTCATCCAGAAACTGGGTAGGGACCCAACGGTTGAAGAGATATCAGACTCAACTGAATTTACCCCGGATAAAATAAGGGAAATAATAAAGATAAGCCAGCAGCCCATCTCTCTGGAAACCCCTATCGGAGATGAAGGAGATACCAGCCTGGAAGATTTTATAGAAGACACTGAAGCCAAAAAACCTGCGGATGCCGCATCCTATTTTATGCTGCAGCAGCAGCTAAACGAGGTACTCTCTACCCTAAACGATAGAGAAAGAAAGATTCTAGAATTAAGATTTGGCCTACATGATGGACATCCCAGAACTCTGGAAGAAGTAGGCAGAGAGTTTAATGTAACCAGAGAGAGAATACGGCAGATAGAGTTTAAAACACTGGGAAAGCTGAAAAAATCAAGCGCAGGCAAGAACTTGAGAGGGTACTTTTAA
- a CDS encoding HigA family addiction module antidote protein, with protein MKRLRNIHPGEILKEEFLEPLNISAYRLAKETSLDQTRISEIIHQKRRITADTALRLAKFFGNTPQFWLGLQNDYDIEEEKIHKEVELSRIKKFQVA; from the coding sequence ATGAAAAGACTAAGAAATATTCACCCTGGTGAGATTCTAAAAGAAGAATTTTTAGAACCACTAAATATCTCGGCTTACAGGCTTGCCAAGGAAACAAGTCTAGACCAGACACGTATCTCAGAGATAATCCACCAAAAAAGAAGGATTACTGCAGACACAGCTCTAAGACTGGCAAAGTTCTTTGGAAATACTCCACAATTCTGGCTGGGTCTTCAGAATGATTATGACATAGAAGAGGAAAAAATCCATAAAGAAGTTGAGCTAAGTAGAATAAAAAAGTTCCAGGTAGCCTGA
- a CDS encoding ABC transporter permease has protein sequence MVSGIMASAISFISDREKGIYHRFSLTLLKKSTLLGAQIIQKYLVMIVQTILLLIVGVFMFEAQIKGNFFLFWLLFTPGSFCFLSIGFFLASFIKSSKAATPACMIVFFMLMFLRGLFFPASIMPDFLVAFSNFLPSTHLKDALRITMVEGQGISRVVKEIAVVSAWLVVTLGLSVKFFKWE, from the coding sequence ATGGTCTCCGGTATTATGGCTTCGGCCATCAGCTTTATTTCAGATCGGGAAAAGGGCATATATCATAGATTCTCGCTGACACTCTTAAAAAAATCTACATTGCTGGGAGCCCAGATTATACAGAAATACCTGGTTATGATTGTCCAGACTATTCTGCTGCTGATAGTGGGGGTATTTATGTTTGAGGCACAGATAAAAGGCAATTTTTTCCTGTTCTGGCTCTTATTTACCCCGGGTTCATTTTGCTTCTTAAGTATCGGGTTTTTTCTGGCCAGCTTCATCAAATCTTCCAAGGCAGCTACCCCTGCCTGCATGATAGTATTTTTTATGCTGATGTTTCTGAGAGGTCTATTTTTTCCGGCTTCCATTATGCCCGACTTCCTGGTAGCTTTTTCCAATTTTTTACCTTCCACCCACCTCAAAGATGCTTTAAGGATCACTATGGTTGAGGGCCAGGGAATATCCCGGGTGGTAAAAGAGATAGCAGTGGTGTCTGCCTGGCTGGTAGTAACCCTTGGTCTTTCGGTAAAATTCTTTAAGTGGGAATAA
- the pheA gene encoding prephenate dehydratase, whose protein sequence is MIKIAYLGPEGTFTEEALNRYMEKRDGVEKLPLPTISDVIKYVDMGQAQEGLVPIENSIEGSVNITLDVLTFESESKIVREITIPVRHSLIAKKGYKPEGIKKIISHPHATAQCRNYLHTYFPEVEIIAANSTAEAVKKLIETNSDTAAIGTEISAGLYDLEIVARDIEDNKENRTRFVFVGNFVPTKTGDDKTSLVCFLKKDKPGSLYNILKEFAERSINLNRLESRPAKKNLGDYVFMIDVEGHIHDKQIFDAIESLRKKVYLIKILGSYPAWKEAKEK, encoded by the coding sequence ATGATTAAAATAGCCTATCTGGGACCCGAAGGGACCTTTACCGAGGAGGCGCTCAACCGGTACATGGAAAAAAGGGATGGAGTAGAAAAATTGCCCCTGCCCACGATTTCCGATGTGATAAAGTATGTAGATATGGGCCAGGCACAGGAAGGCCTGGTTCCTATAGAGAATTCAATTGAGGGTTCTGTAAATATTACCCTGGATGTACTTACCTTTGAAAGCGAATCCAAGATAGTCAGGGAGATAACCATACCGGTCAGGCACAGTTTAATTGCTAAAAAAGGCTATAAGCCGGAAGGGATAAAGAAAATAATATCCCACCCCCATGCTACTGCCCAGTGCAGAAATTATCTGCATACCTATTTCCCTGAAGTGGAAATTATTGCGGCCAACAGCACCGCCGAGGCGGTTAAAAAGCTTATAGAAACCAATAGCGATACCGCTGCTATCGGTACCGAGATTTCTGCCGGCCTCTATGATCTGGAGATAGTTGCCCGGGACATCGAAGACAATAAAGAAAACAGGACCAGGTTCGTATTTGTAGGAAATTTTGTCCCTACCAAAACCGGGGATGATAAGACTTCACTGGTTTGTTTCTTAAAAAAGGATAAACCGGGCAGCCTGTATAATATTTTAAAGGAGTTTGCCGAACGCAGTATTAACCTGAACCGGCTGGAGTCAAGGCCGGCCAAGAAAAACCTGGGGGATTATGTTTTTATGATAGATGTGGAAGGCCATATTCACGATAAACAGATATTTGATGCCATTGAGAGTTTAAGGAAGAAAGTTTACCTTATAAAGATACTGGGGTCTTACCCTGCTTGGAAAGAGGCAAAGGAGAAATAA
- a CDS encoding phosphoenolpyruvate carboxykinase, with protein MGIYSYSISGKKVIIKIRRRICETPEELLESELFVEIVNRCINHLKRHNSPLLAIFKDKKIDEGMAESLAGALKLLAGLPASLLLEMDRKYSIFIQDPKLLYDFVEYLYNYWRNFERFIICTSDIEALDKRPYRTFNQTVEKLTHLIRGTYRDLQENISGKHPRVYRQVRAGSEVAAIAQPKDIGLPGGLYQKLEGIPVIRQALIYLPLVLNPPMNKRTGSFQKIETNPLQNIEINQDEWIVYPARVGPLNIHIFIHRNFLELGFSLANLFELIDDHKLNQKPDAVYLFGVDEQQISGLAEFPTVFYDDKDNHIMVAAVPNSDRFGYFGYLKKMVLTLHNIIMMKKGRWPFHGALVNIMLNDGSSATILLVGDSGAGKSETLEALRILGDEHIREMTIIADDMGSVELSPEGILGYGTEIGAFLRLDDLQPGYAFGQIDRAIIMSPSMTNARIVLPVTSIDTVLKGWNIDLILYANNYENVDADHPVIEINDNYLDALRIFREGTVMSKGTTTSTGLTHSYFANIFGPQQYKKLHQEIAEKYFKSFYQKSIRVGQIRTRLGIEGLETEGPRAAATRLLEIISE; from the coding sequence ATGGGGATATATTCTTACAGCATATCGGGAAAAAAAGTAATAATAAAGATAAGAAGAAGGATCTGTGAGACTCCGGAGGAATTGCTGGAAAGTGAATTGTTTGTAGAGATAGTTAACCGGTGCATAAATCACCTCAAAAGGCATAATTCACCATTGCTGGCAATTTTTAAGGATAAAAAAATAGATGAAGGAATGGCCGAAAGCCTTGCCGGCGCCCTTAAACTGCTGGCGGGGCTTCCGGCCAGCCTGCTGCTGGAAATGGACCGGAAGTATTCAATTTTTATACAGGACCCAAAGCTGCTTTATGATTTTGTCGAATACCTTTATAATTACTGGAGGAATTTTGAAAGGTTCATAATTTGCACCTCTGATATAGAAGCTCTGGACAAGAGGCCTTACCGTACATTTAACCAGACTGTGGAAAAGTTAACCCATTTAATCAGGGGTACCTACCGGGATCTTCAGGAAAATATTAGTGGAAAGCACCCCAGGGTATACCGGCAGGTAAGGGCCGGTTCGGAAGTGGCAGCAATTGCCCAGCCCAAGGATATTGGATTGCCCGGAGGCTTATATCAAAAACTGGAGGGGATACCGGTTATAAGGCAGGCTCTTATATACCTGCCACTGGTTTTAAATCCTCCCATGAACAAAAGGACCGGCAGCTTTCAAAAAATAGAAACCAACCCACTGCAAAACATAGAAATAAACCAAGATGAATGGATAGTATATCCGGCCAGGGTAGGGCCGCTTAATATCCATATATTTATTCACCGCAATTTTTTAGAGCTGGGGTTCTCCCTGGCCAATCTTTTTGAATTAATTGATGACCACAAGCTTAACCAGAAACCGGATGCAGTTTACCTGTTTGGGGTAGATGAACAGCAGATAAGCGGTCTGGCTGAATTTCCTACCGTATTTTATGATGATAAGGATAACCATATTATGGTAGCTGCTGTTCCCAACAGTGACCGGTTTGGGTATTTTGGCTACCTTAAGAAAATGGTTCTTACTCTGCATAATATAATCATGATGAAAAAGGGGAGATGGCCCTTCCACGGAGCGCTGGTAAACATCATGTTAAATGATGGCAGCAGTGCCACCATTTTATTGGTGGGAGACTCGGGGGCAGGCAAGTCGGAAACCCTGGAGGCCCTGAGAATTCTGGGTGATGAGCATATCAGGGAAATGACTATTATAGCTGATGATATGGGTTCGGTAGAGCTCTCACCTGAGGGAATTCTGGGTTATGGAACAGAGATAGGCGCTTTTCTGAGGCTGGATGACCTGCAGCCGGGATATGCTTTCGGACAGATAGACCGGGCTATTATTATGAGTCCCAGTATGACCAATGCCCGGATTGTGCTTCCGGTTACCAGCATAGATACGGTGCTTAAAGGGTGGAATATTGACCTGATACTGTATGCCAACAATTATGAGAATGTAGATGCCGATCACCCGGTAATAGAGATAAACGACAATTATCTTGATGCCCTGAGGATATTCAGGGAAGGTACGGTAATGAGCAAGGGCACCACTACTTCTACCGGCCTGACCCATTCCTATTTTGCCAATATATTTGGTCCCCAACAGTATAAAAAACTGCATCAGGAAATAGCTGAGAAATATTTTAAGTCTTTCTACCAAAAATCGATAAGGGTTGGCCAGATAAGGACCAGGCTGGGAATAGAAGGCCTGGAGACAGAAGGCCCCAGAGCGGCTGCTACCAGGCTGCTGGAAATTATTTCTGAATAA
- a CDS encoding RNA-binding protein, producing the protein MQGSKLYVGNFSYSTTKEQLEELFSEYGSVNEITLIGNKGFGFVEMSSTEEAEKAKEALDGSEFSGRTLRVDEARPKTSRPNRDFKRY; encoded by the coding sequence ATGCAAGGTAGCAAACTATATGTAGGGAATTTTAGCTACTCCACAACCAAGGAACAGTTAGAAGAGCTGTTTTCTGAATACGGTAGTGTAAATGAAATTACACTAATCGGAAATAAAGGTTTTGGGTTTGTTGAAATGTCTTCTACCGAAGAAGCAGAAAAGGCCAAAGAGGCTTTGGATGGTTCAGAGTTTAGCGGAAGAACCCTAAGGGTTGATGAAGCCAGACCAAAAACCAGCAGGCCTAATAGAGACTTTAAACGATATTAA
- a CDS encoding ABC-ATPase domain-containing protein, giving the protein MQNLKTIINRIDHRGYKAYKQLKGSYNFDNFTLYIDHVQGDPFAAPSKLRARVYLPKAKFDPDLFSNKSRRIALQDFITRVFNRAIKSRSNKRMGSGKSGLLNIDCGRQQILERTSCYLNQDFIEVCFYAGLPARGRRILGSECITLLTSIVPQAVSSSMFYSEIDKQQALKFVQVNEDQDYLREQLSSHNLVAFIANDSILPRRSGISDRPLPPSEAVPFKSPPQLETTMTAPHAGKIKGMGLPAGITLIIGGGFHGKTTLLSSIEEGVYNHIPGDGREYTVTIGSAVKIRAEEGRNVQKVNISPFINNLPFGKNTQKFSTANASGSTSQAANIIEALELETGMLLLDEDTSATNFLIRDEVMQKIVSKDKEPITPFIDQVQNMRQDYGTSTIMVMGGAGDYFEVADHIILMDSYIPRLVTSKAKDIISQKKDKRKKEAPPGFGPVTERIPKPESINPYKGRKRKIKSRGLNQITFGFENIDLSAIEQIVDPSQVNAISDILYYALKNNYINGKNTLNQCLSLVYTDIKEKGLRVISPYGSQHPGSYALPRKYEVGAAINRLRSLKVLPRL; this is encoded by the coding sequence ATGCAGAATTTAAAAACAATAATCAACAGAATAGACCACCGGGGCTACAAAGCCTATAAGCAATTAAAGGGAAGCTATAATTTTGATAACTTCACCCTGTATATAGACCATGTGCAGGGAGACCCCTTTGCGGCCCCTTCCAAACTGAGGGCCAGGGTTTACCTGCCAAAAGCAAAGTTTGACCCAGACCTTTTTTCCAATAAATCCAGAAGGATAGCCCTGCAGGATTTTATTACCCGGGTTTTCAACCGGGCTATAAAATCCAGGTCAAACAAGAGGATGGGCAGCGGAAAATCTGGCCTGCTTAATATAGATTGCGGCAGGCAGCAAATTTTGGAAAGAACTTCATGTTATCTGAACCAGGATTTTATAGAAGTCTGTTTCTATGCAGGCCTGCCGGCAAGAGGCAGAAGGATACTGGGTTCAGAATGTATAACCCTGCTAACCTCCATAGTGCCGCAGGCAGTTTCCAGCTCCATGTTTTACTCCGAAATAGATAAACAGCAAGCCTTAAAATTTGTACAGGTAAATGAAGACCAGGACTACCTGAGAGAGCAGCTTTCTTCCCATAACCTGGTAGCATTTATCGCTAATGATTCAATTCTTCCCCGGAGAAGCGGAATATCGGACCGGCCCCTTCCGCCCTCGGAAGCAGTACCTTTTAAATCCCCTCCCCAGCTGGAAACCACTATGACTGCTCCCCATGCCGGGAAAATAAAGGGAATGGGTCTGCCTGCGGGAATAACCCTTATAATAGGCGGCGGTTTTCATGGCAAAACCACCCTTCTTTCCAGCATAGAAGAAGGAGTCTATAATCATATTCCCGGCGATGGCAGGGAGTATACAGTAACCATAGGCAGCGCAGTAAAGATAAGAGCAGAAGAAGGCAGAAATGTACAGAAAGTAAATATTTCTCCCTTTATAAACAACCTGCCCTTTGGTAAAAATACCCAAAAATTTAGTACAGCCAATGCCAGCGGAAGCACCTCCCAGGCAGCAAATATAATAGAAGCACTGGAACTGGAAACCGGAATGCTGCTGCTGGATGAAGATACCTCGGCCACCAACTTCCTTATAAGGGATGAAGTAATGCAGAAAATAGTTTCCAAGGATAAAGAACCCATCACTCCGTTTATAGACCAGGTACAGAACATGCGGCAAGATTATGGAACTTCTACCATAATGGTTATGGGGGGAGCGGGCGATTATTTTGAAGTGGCAGACCATATAATACTTATGGACTCCTATATCCCCCGCCTGGTAACCTCAAAAGCCAAAGACATCATAAGCCAGAAAAAAGATAAAAGAAAAAAAGAAGCTCCCCCCGGTTTTGGACCGGTCACCGAAAGGATTCCCAAACCTGAGAGCATAAACCCCTATAAAGGCAGAAAAAGAAAGATAAAATCAAGGGGACTTAATCAGATAACCTTTGGCTTTGAAAACATTGACCTTTCAGCTATCGAACAGATTGTTGATCCCAGCCAGGTTAATGCCATATCGGATATACTCTATTATGCCCTTAAAAATAACTACATTAACGGCAAAAATACCCTGAACCAATGCCTGAGCCTTGTTTATACAGATATTAAAGAAAAGGGCTTAAGGGTAATATCCCCATACGGCAGCCAGCATCCAGGAAGCTACGCCCTGCCCAGAAAATATGAAGTTGGCGCGGCCATAAACCGGCTGCGCAGCCTGAAAGTCTTACCCCGTCTCTAG